The genome window AGGCACAGCTATTTCTGGGTAGCGAGATAAGATTTAAAACTATCAGCAGGAAAGCAATACAGCCAAATATTCTGAAGGAACAAAACATCTTTTCCCTCCTACAGTTAATGGATCTTTATTCATCAAAAATAGCACCTTAACAataaaagagaatgaaacagTTGAAATTGTTTGTGAAGCCTTAGGATGGGCTCCAGCTCCAGACATTACCTGGATGACAAATGACTCTTTCATTGATAAGTCGAGGTATGTTACCCAGCAAAGTCAAGGATCTAATGGCCTCCACAATGCCCTGAGCATCCTAACTTTGACTCCGATGGACACTGAGATTTTGACTTGTTTAGCTGACATAGAAGCACTCCCTAACCCTCAGAATGCAACAGTAACTGTTATTTTTGTCAACTCTACTATAGGTAAGTGAATGTTTGTTGTACTTTGCCTATACTGTAGTGCCTATTATCAGAactgtgctttttgtttcattttgctttgctttattttgaaaaaagtagtcagtttgcaaataaaatgcaatggCATGTGCAAAGGTGATAGAATTAAGACCCGGTACCACAACCTGATACAGAGGTAGGgttaaattcatatttttgaGAGGACTGGTACAAGTCTAATGAACCACAAAGTCCAATTTAGGACTGAACAAGACAAACAAAGCAGTACATCTGCCACTGACTCCTACTATAGATTCACTGCTAAGAAAACCAGCCTTTGCTCCTTGACCAAGTAAACATCTAATGAATTTAGATCTTAAATATCCTTGACTAGGCCATGCTTGCCTTATTAACATAATTTGTTAGACCTCGCTTACTCATTTCCTCAAAGCCAAACCCTCAGGTGAAATTGTTCTGCATAATATGCAATACCAGCTTTACCACTGACTTGGGAAAAACCCTGGATTTTACTCCCAGTTTCCACACATAATACAGAATAGATTTGGCACTAGCACTTTAGGTGCAATTAGGAAGTTCTCCATATGAGCAGTGACCAGATGTGATAGAGTTGTAGTATGGTGGTAACGTCCCCAGGGCTGGACAGAGCACCTAATTGCAGATGATAGCATTTATATGTAGAAACTTCTGTATTGTATACCTATCACCAATCTGCTACGAGAAAGTCTTTGTATGTGGTGTGTTCACCCATTACAGAACAAGAGAAGCTGCATATTCATGGACCTTATCCCAAAGTCTACTTTGATCAAATAGCCATTGGgcctgcttttttctcttcattgcaTGTTCTCTCACATCTTCGAAGAAGGTAAAACATGTCCTGCAACAAACATACGTGGAATTCTTCGGATCGtgcattttgttgctttttcttgcttttaaggAAAGTCAGGGTCACTCCAAACATGGATGTTGGGCAAATCTCTCAAGAACAGTTAGCAAGACTTTGATAAccctaaatattttcagtaaggTTGTCAGCATTTACATAATTTAACACATTCACAGTACTAGGAGGTTCATCAGGAAAAGGGTGATTTTTATCAGGTCTGTGCTGCCAGTGTGGAACAAAGCAAGTGAGACTATCACTACAGATCTGCCTCACAATCTAACAAAAtcctatgaaaaatatttttcttttccaaacccTAACACAATAAGAGCAAGTAAGAAAAAGTATCTCCCTGTGCGTTAGCAGTGTTTAATGCAGACGAGGGAGACAATACCAAACCTTCCTTAAGAGCATTTCTCTTTTGGGACTAGCCAAGTGTCTCAACTACCAGGTAGAGGAGTCTCAAGGCAAACTAAACTTGAAGCGCTAATTTGCATGTCAGGGAGCTGAGGTTACTGGGTATAGGTACGCTGCCTCCCATGGTGACATAGTCCACCCTACAGTGACTTCCCCTTTATTAGCCTTATCCTGTGGTATGGGAAATGCATAGATTATATGGAGTTTTTTGCAGTGGGTCTATGCACCCATATCTGTCTTCTGTATAGAGCAGGGCCTCAAATCTACCTTTCTTTCTATGATGTGGTGAGCATCATGAACTTCTATAGTCAAAGTGACAGCTTCTCTTGATGAAcgggtttttcttctgtaatggGTGAATGCAGCACATACAAAGGCATTCTTATAGTGGATTGATGAGGGGTTTGGTATAGAAGTTTCGACACATAAACAACTGAGGAGGCTGAGTAACtatgccttttattttaagtatgAGTCACTATTAGCAAGtctttttcagaagtaattgCTTTGTAATGTaattgaaaaaagtaatttcaccaTTCTTAATGTGACTTTTTTCTAGTCACATTGATCCTAATTACTGACTAAGCAAAATAGAACTATCCTGAGGAAATTAATAAATTCCCCTACCTGCTCATTTGTGAAGTACTGAGGCATCCACCCTCAGTTTCCATAGTTACTCATTGTAaatcagaaaaggagaaaaacaaatgtcatGAAGTACAATTATCAGTGTATAATTAGAGATTGTATAGGACCATTATTcatttctctttggaaaaataattgtacAGCAGCAGACACTCAAAATTTGTcagaatatgaaaatatgaagtcgttaaaatattagaataaaataaagacatggAATTTTTGACAGGGGAAGATACATAATGTGTATATATCACACTTGAAATCTTAGAGCTTGTTTGACTTTTCATATATAGAGTCAGCCTTAGCTAGCTGTTGTCAGGAAATAATACAACTAGCTTCAGACATTTAACGAGTCCTTCCCAAAACTACTGTAATATCAATTTCAGCCTTCACTTAAAAGCTTGAGCAATCAAATTCCTCCATCTTCCTCACAAACAAGACCTGTCCATTCACAAGAAGTACAACCAAAACTCTGAGCTCTCTTCAGCCAGCCGTCTCCTGGTCAATGAATGTCCTACCTTCCTGCATCTCTAGAGCAGTCTAATCTCAGACTTTCCATACAAGGTGATGCATTTTTATGTCTGACACTCCTCCTCCAGAGTTACCTCAGTCACAGTGGTGTTTGGCTGAGCCCCAGATTTGGAAACTCCTAGGGAGTTTTCCTAGCAGATGCATTCGCAGAGCTCTTATTGGGAAATGGGGTCCATGGCAGAGTGCCTTAGCTGGTCCCAAGCTCTCTTTGGATTCAGTGCTGACTTCACATGGCCTTTGACCTGCAGAAGATGAAGATAGGGAATGTGCCATGAGCCTgatcttcctttgctttttacGTTAGTCAGAAAGCTCCAAAGTATCCAAGAAGTGATGTGCAGCTTTCTCCAGTCTCTCATTTCTCCTTGGTCACCAGCATGTGCCATGGAAAATCCCCTTTTCTGCAGATACTCAGCCCAAGTAAATTTTTGGGCAGCTTTGGGAGGAGCCATAGGTCTGGATAGCAGCAAAGGATGGGCCCTGTGGAACGGGGAAGGGGCTTTGTCCATACTAAGCACCTCATATGTAACTTGGTGGGGATTTACTAAGGGATCTAAACAGGGTTTAATGCCCTCATGCCTTAGTTCCCCTCTCTTGCACCCTACCTCCACGTtgagctggcagctcctgcattTATATCTGCTGGTCACAGCTCACATTTCTTTCTGGATCCTCCAAAGTGGAGGAGAAACCACAATGCTGGAGGGCTGGGAGTGTTTGTGTTCTATCCTGCCCTTCTCACTTCAGCGCCCATAGATCCTCTTTTGGCATGTTACCTGAACCTGACAGGGAGTGAGATTCCTTGGTGTGGCAGCCAACCTGGGCCAGTGCAGGTGTGTTTAGCTCCTCCCTGCACACTAAGGTTAAGATTTCCCCTATAGCTAAATAGCTGTCTTTTATATTTCAGGCATCTTGAAATCTCTATAGCGTACTTTATGGAAcaaaatatgataaaatataGATATTTGTTGCAGTACTTCTAGGTAAAAATATTATGAACAAGTTCATCATCAATTGTAATCACAACTGATTACAGCCTATAGAATTAACTACTAGTTTGCAGGTTACTGAGTGCTTGTTTTCTCTAACAGTCAGAAGAAATTCAAGACATGCTGACTGAGCATTAGGATTAGAGAAGACTGGAACAAATTGCTTAATCATAATGACCTGAGCTTTGGAGAATGCAGACTCCTAACAGAAGTTCAAGCTTTGTAGGAGGCTCTGTTCTTGTATCTTTGTAGTCTGAAACctccaaaccccaaacatctGGCCAGGGAAATTTGTAGCTAGAAAGGATTTTATTCCCTGCCATAGGTAAACCAGCAGATACTCTGGTTCACACCTCAGGACACTAGTCCTGACACCATGCAACTACCAATCACCTACATTGCTGTGGTACCTTTTCCAGAGGCTGTCAGCTAAATGTGGCCATGCAGTCGTTAACTGGGACCTCTAATGAGGAAAGGACAATCATAAACCCAGTGCAACAGAATGGGTTTTGTCAGGTTTGAATGTGTCTCACACCTGTATTGGAAGCTTGTTTCTAAACAACTGTCAATGTTATTTTGGGGCTCCTTTTCAAAGGATATCTGAATTAGAGGTGCTCCTGAAATGTTTGGTTAAAACCAAACCATAGGGCAGGATGATGTGACAGTCAGAACCAACACATTGTGCGTCTAGCTATGCAAGAAATatgaggtatttttaaaattctgtgcacATAGGGGCTCTGTAGGAAAACTGTTTGGTCATGGAAACTAATTTCAGTGAGACACTGAGTTATCTTTAAATCACCTCACTTAACTCCGTGGATTACAACAAAGACAAAGGAATAAGTTCATGTGAGAATGCCAGTAGAGAAAATGGGTTAGTAGCTGCATATTCCCAAATGGTGCTGCTCTCTACAGGTTTTGTTCTTCACTGCTCTTTAAGTGGATAACAGATGCCCTATCAAGTAAGTCCCAAAATCAAACACCTGCTGAAATTAGTGAGAGAAATCCCAAGTTGGAATTCGTTAGAAAATCACATCTGCAGGCTAGAGAGCTCTATATGTACTAGTCACCTAAGACTATGGCTGTGGTCTGTGGGGAGAAATGGGTGCTTATTGAGAGCTGTTCATCATATTGaaagggacacccccccccacatTTGGCCAGATGAATTGTAACCCAAAGTATCTATTTTCTCTCCACTGACAAAAGCAAGCTAGGTAAGATGCTTAATATCTGCAGTACAGACATCTAAATTGGATCTTAACCTCTCTCCTCAACCCCAAATGTCTCCAAAGGGTGCTAGGAGGTCCAGCATATCTACAAAATATAGGTTGGAAGACTGCAACCCTatgcttttcagaagagaagTAGCAGTGGGAAAAGTTAAAATTGCAATAAAGAATTTGCATAcggaaacattttaaatacttgagCACCATTGATAAAGTGgataaaatcataaaaaattaGTCCATCATTTGGAAAACACAGACTCCTTGTTAAATAATCAACAAGCATGTAATAGCTTCTCACAGAAAAGGTAAATATTCTGAAAAGGCTCTGATAGTACAATATTTCTTGAtttaatttaacagaaaattattacagTGAAGACAGCAGAAGCACGTGGGTTATTGTACTTGCAGTTGTGCTTTCACTTGTTGGTATTATTCTTCTGATcattattattgctgttgttgTACGTTGCTGCTGCCTAAAGAAGAAAGGTAAGTGAACCTTCACAATTTGTCTATACGTTAAAAAAGTACCTTCAATTAGATATAAATCTCCTAGTTGTGTCAGCTCTGGTGCTGTGCAAAGACCTGTAAGCAGAAGTGTGAGCAGACAGATCCTGCTCTTAACCATGACCTGGTTAAGATGCTCCTTATTTTGACCTTGCTGTTCTCTTATAAATTGGTTCCAGAGGAATCAGTGTCAGACATTCTCCTTAACTACACGGAAGTGGTGTTTTTTAGGAGTATGTTCACTTTCAATGACGTTTAATTTGTATGCCGAGGTTCTTTGTTGAAACATACGTTCAGTGCTGTATGCCTAATTTCCAGTTTCTGTGTAAGGCGTTCTACAGGGACGTTGCACAATTTTGTGAACAGGGAGGAGGGATGCCCCTGTGGTAGCTGGAACACGGTGCATGCTCAGAGAGGAGCTCTACAGTAGGTCACATTTTAGTTTCCTGagttttaaacactttttttttttctttttttttcctccttctttcttaGGATCAACATATCAAAATGAAATAAGGTAAGCCGGATGAGGTGggagaatttttccttttaaccaaACTCTTTCAGGTTGCTGTGGGATGGTGAGAGGGGTGTGCCAGCTTCCATGCCCCACTACCCAGCACTCCCAGGACACTCTGTGACCAGGCCAGtttctgtgtgtgcagcaggggaagggacTGACCTTAAAGGCGAAAAAGCGAGGGCCGCCACTTGCAGCAGGTTAACTCTGTTCCCACAATAAACTAggtgaaaagaagcaaaatctgCAAACGCCCCCTCTCTGATTTAGCAAGCACAGAAATTACAAACTGAAAATGCACTCCTACTGAAGCTGATGGGCAAAGCAGAGCCTTAAAAGCTGGCTGTGCCCCGGGGAAGGCCGGGGAGGAGCCCTGCCCGCAGCAGGCTGGCTTCCCGCACCGGGCTGGCTGCCCGCGCTGCCCTCACTGTCCGCACCGGGCTGGCTGCCCACACTGTCCGCACCGGGCTggctgcctgcgctgcccgcacctggctggctgcctgctgccatccTCGCCGCTGCCACAGGAGGGCGCTGCGAgcccggcagcggggccgggagcCTCGCCGCTGGCTGCCTGGGATAGATCGGCAGGCAAGGGACACCGGCTGCCCGGCTCTTTCAAGGTTCGGTAGCGTTCGACTGATAAAAACTTAATAAAACTGTCCCAGTGATGGGCGTCGGCACTTACGTGATTATCAGACGTGGCTGAGTACACAGCTGTTGGTACATTATCGCGTTGAGTTGGAAAACCTTAGAAATCAGCTGGCGGTTATCAGCACTGAGAATAGGATATTCATCGGTGCCGGTGCGACGGTGACAGCAACGTCAGTGGGGTTATTTGGAGTTATTTTTGCTAAGCTTCTAGGGAGCATTGTAAATTCATACTCTGCCTACGCTTGTGGGGCTTTTAACTCCCGCTCTCTTAATGAGCTTACAAAACGTTACACCAGGCTGCCTCGCGCTTCAGTAATACCATTAACGGCCTCTTGTGGGGAAATTTTGTGAAGGTCTGCTGACAGGCTACCATTTATAGAGCACTTTATTGATATGAAACAAAATATGGAAATTAGGTAAACACTATTTTCTCCTGAGGAAATGATGCTAATTATGCCATGCCATACCAGTTAACTTCCACATGATTTCTTAGTTTGTGATGCTAAATTGATTATTTTACCAAGTGCAGGTATATAAATAGGGCAGGACTAAATCAGCAGGGAATGGGTTGTCAAAAGCAGCTACAACTTGCGTATTGGGTTTGCTATGAAAAAAGTCCTACAAAGCCTTTTTGCTTGCATTCTGACTTGGTTCTGCCAAAAGCTTCCTTCAAGGGTCAACCCTGCTAAGGCAAGATCAATTGTACCTGCAGGGAAGCATCTGTCCAGCAGCGGGGACCGGTACAGCCAGGTCTGTGTCCTTCTCAGGGCCTTGCCTTGCTGATGTGGGTCTGCACAGTGCTTTCTTTCAGACAACATGAACAGCTCCAGAACAGGGCATAACGTTACTTTCCCTCTATGTCTTAGGATATCGTCTTGGCAAATACAGTTCAATCTTCATGACAGAATGTGTGGGTTTAGATCTCAGTGCAGTAAAGTTCCTATTTTCCCATTAACTTCAAACATGAGTTGTTGTACTGAGTTCATAAATGTTGCTTACACTTTGAAAGCTGAGCAAACACTTAAGCAAATACTTAAGCACTGGGCTGAGTCCAGGCTCTATGGCTCAGCTTGGACTTAGAAATGCAGTGTTGACAGTTCTGCAAAGTTTTAGCATGTGTAAGCAATGACACTGCAATTGCAGGAATTATTTACAATCACGTACAGATTGTGTAGgttcagtgttgttttttttttttcctaggggGGAATCTacctgcagtaaaaaaaaaataaaatatgattgTCCAGATTTTGGGAGCTGCATTGTAGTAGTAGTGAAGAAGTGGTGAGACCAAAGATATATTGGTTTACTTCCcacatttgtttttaacttgGTTGGCTATCTTTCTGTACCTCCCACACTTTTCTGTAACTGCTTTCAATTTGGCTATTACACCGAGTTTGTTCAGATCTAAGGATCAGATAAAATAGACAGTACAGTATCATATAACATGTGGAGGTGGTATTCCTAAACAATTTCTCTTGTCTTCTGGCAACCACGACAGATTTCTTAGTGGTTTCTAATGTTTATCTCCTAAACCAGCCGCATAGCTGACTTGTCATATTTACATGTGCATCAGTAGTGCTCATCTGAAGCTCTATGGGCCTGCAAAGTAATTCCtagtaaatataaaaaagcaaatgcagcagtTTCCACAAATATTGCTATCGGATAATATTTCCTCCTTCTCCAATATATCTCTGGGCTGTCATAGTCCTGCCAGCAATTTGTGCTTGCCACACCAGGAATCTAGGCAAAGATGGACCTGAGACTATCCCGAGAGGAGTCCATGGTAGGAACAGATGAATAGTAGCATGTCTTCTGGCATAAGAACTTTGAGTAAAAAGGCACCCTTTTCTTAGTGTGTAGCTATGCAGCTCACTGTTTTGCAAATTCAGATGTGTAACTTTAACGAAGGAAGTCATGTCAACTTCAATGTGGCTACACTCACTTGTGAAGTAAATTTCAAAGTGAAAGATTAACTTTGGAGTGTACACATGAATCACTTGGAGCTAACTGTGGTGATGTGAGATAACATGCTTTGATTTTGTGACTGGGAGGGCTCAAATCACAAAAATGATGGGCTGTCATATAAGTGAGCTCGCTGGCATTCCATTATTGGGCCACTAAATGCCCTGTAATTAAGAATTGGagatcaaaattaatttcctacaAAACCTGTGATCTGGAACACATTCTTCACTCTTTGAAGATTGCGCAtgctatttttctgcttcctgatAATGCAGCTAATGGAAACTTTCTAAACAGAATTTCACAGGTAATACTTCTATGGGACAAGATTTTTACTAGCTAATTGCTTGGAAGGGCCAGATATGCTTTGCACCGATTTTTTCAGAAGTGAGACATATTCTTTTTACTCTGTAGCCTACTACGCAAGAGTTCTTTTACCATAATGAAGTTATAATGATAGGACTTTTTGTTTCTAGAAAAGTttcagctgagaagaaaaaaaatggtgattCGGAAAACAGGCAAAGGCATGGTAGCGAAAATCAGGGATACATTCCAGAGGAACGGTGGAACACAGAACAAAGCCCAAGTAAGTGTAAGCTGGTGAATCACATATTGTCAAACTGCTTCTCAACATAGGCCCTTTGGGCAACATGTCAAGCAATTACATTACAAGATTTCATAACACTTTGTGAAGGACTTGTGCTTGGTCTGAACCTCTTCAGAACACTGGATTTTCTGGAGTCTGGTCCTTCAGAAGTATTGAGTAAACATCAGAGTTCTTTGCAGTTGAATTTAGTTTTAGcccttggtttgtttttttaaatgcctttgtTCTTCCAAATATCTTCTGAGGCCGGAGGTGGGAGTACTGGATTCCCTTATGATAGTCACCTTAGGCAATATTTTGCAGTTggtctgcaaaaacaaaaaaaatccaccaccaccaaaaaagagcacagaaaaggaaaaaagaaagtagaaaaaaaagaaaaaggcagttaGTGAACTATGATTTTACTGGTAAATGACTAAGACATTATAAATTCTAGTCTTTAAGCACAAAGACTcttcaaaagcaaatgtaaattTCCACCAAATCGTTACCAACCACATTATTATCAAAACGTTTAATCAAACACTTAATGACATAAAATTATTGTGCAGTCTATAATCCAGGCATACATCCTTTTCTCTCTAACAAATAAATTGTGAAGAAATAAGTGCAGTGGAAAGATTTCAAGAGTATATGGTGTTGTAAaatgaagttattaaaaaaaaaaaagggaaaactaagTAAACCTGGACAAAGTCCTTTCATATTTGTTAGTGTGCTGCGTTGACCTTGGTTGGCCACAGAGTGCTCACTAAGTCATTCTACCACTCCCCCTTCTCAACAGGATGGAGGAAGAAGACAAGatggaaaagctcatgggtcaagacAGGGaggggagatcactcaccaattactgtcactGGCAAAGCAGACTCCACTTGTGGAAGATTAATTTAATCTATTGCCAATTAATAACAGAGTAGGACAGTGATAAAAGCACTTCTCCCACCTCCACTTCATCCAAGGCTCTTCTTAGCTCATCTACCTCCTCCCTACAAGTagcgcagggggatggggaatggtTGTGGTGGTCAGTCCATAATACCTTCTCTATGGCACTtgttcctcctcacactcttcccctgctccagtgtgagttCTTCCTACAGGAAGCAGTCCTTCATGAACTCCTCCAGCATGGGGCCttcctgctccagtgtgggtcctttcCATGGTACAGGCCTTCAGGAAAGGAGTGCTTCAGTGTAGGCCCCCACGGGGTCACAGTTCgtgccagaaaacctgcttctGCATGAGCTCCTCTCCATGGGGGCAGAGGTCCTTCCAGGAGCCACAGGCTACAGGTTCCCtcagggcacatccacctgctgtgacatggggtcctccatggaCTGCAGGTGtatatctgctccaccgtgatcctccatgggctgcagggtgacCTGTTTCACCATATTCTTCTCCGCAGGCTACAGGGGAATCTCTTCTCTGGCACCTTGACCATGTCCTCatcttccttcttcactgaccttggtggcTGCAGGATCAGTCCTTTTTCTCAGCTCTTGTTGCACAGTGTTGTTTACCCTTTGTTAAATACGTTATCACAGGCGTGCTATCAgtgttgctgatgggctcagctctgccagcagcaggactgtCTTGGAGCCACCTGGAACTGGCTCTGTCTGACATGGGGGAAGCTCCTGGTGTCTTCTCACTCACAGAAATCACCCCTGCAAGTTCCCCCAActacaaaaccccaaactattTAACCCAACAAGTTAGCTAGAGTTTGGCTCACAATATTAAAGGCTATTTATCTCTGTTGCTGAATGGCTTATGGTTCATGCTGTGATGGACACTGAATAACAGTAATCTTGTCTATTCTTGTTACAGGAATTACTTCTCTTCCCCCAATGTCTTCAAAGTTCACTGTCCCTACTGCAGATTTACATACCAGTTCTGTACCAAAGGTAATTGCAATGCTGATAtcttgaccttttttttttttttttagttcacaCAGTCTGTATCGTGCTATATTCAAACAGATTTTGGGTGGAGGTAGACATTTATAAGTCAATTACAGCTGTAATTGGGTAAGTGGAATGTCCCGTCAGCATTCCTGAAAGTTTGATTTACAAGGGTAAGTGCCCCGGGTGTTAGCCTTGGATTTAGATTAATTTTGGGGAGGGAGATGAGAAGGAAACAACCACCTCTggatatttggaagaaaagtctAATAAAGCTATTGTCACACCTGTTCCCCTCAGCACCCTGCTACAtcttcctccccacctcccaggCTAAAGTTACGAAGTCAGAGACTTCCCCTCATAGAATCTTAGAATATCTCAGGTTGTAAGGGACCCATaaagatcaccaagtccaatTCCTTGCTCCTCATgggactacctaaaactaaaccatgtGACTAAGAGCGTTGTCTggatgctccttgaactctgacaggtGTTCAG of Falco cherrug isolate bFalChe1 chromosome 2, bFalChe1.pri, whole genome shotgun sequence contains these proteins:
- the IGSF5 gene encoding immunoglobulin superfamily member 5 isoform X1, whose translation is MERFQKLILLPLILTTLLPGLGFCYSIINGPTNATVLAGSEARFNCTVSVGWVILIWLANGNPVLTVLSSQGAVETSDRFTSQNYTSSNGFTSELIIHNTQLSDSGKIECSTQQPSESRFAFLSVQVNGSLFIKNSTLTIKENETVEIVCEALGWAPAPDITWMTNDSFIDKSRYVTQQSQGSNGLHNALSILTLTPMDTEILTCLADIEALPNPQNATVTVIFVNSTIENYYSEDSRSTWVIVLAVVLSLVGIILLIIIIAVVVRCCCLKKKGSTYQNEIRKVSAEKKKNGDSENRQRHGSENQGYIPEERWNTEQSPRITSLPPMSSKFTVPTADLHTSSVPKVRPQRRTDYLINPKKIRNVTLV
- the IGSF5 gene encoding immunoglobulin superfamily member 5 isoform X2, yielding MERFQKLILLPLILTTLLPGLGFCYSIINGPTNATVLAGSEARFNCTVSVGWVILIWLANGNPVLTVLSSQGAVETSDRFTSQNYTSSNGFTSELIIHNTQLSDSGKIECSTQQPSESRFAFLSVQVNGSLFIKNSTLTIKENETVEIVCEALGWAPAPDITWMTNDSFIDKSRYVTQQSQGSNGLHNALSILTLTPMDTEILTCLADIEALPNPQNATVTVIFVNSTIGSTYQNEIRKVSAEKKKNGDSENRQRHGSENQGYIPEERWNTEQSPRITSLPPMSSKFTVPTADLHTSSVPKVRPQRRTDYLINPKKIRNVTLV